The following is a genomic window from Gemmatimonadota bacterium.
GGGACAGAGTGGAACCGTGGGAATGGGCATTGCCGTCATGCCGAAAGTCGCGCTGGTAGCAGATATACAAAAAGAAGCGAATTTCCCCACAGGTGCGGGCATAGGGGTAATATATCATATCCACCCCCAACTCGTGTTACGCACGGGTGCAGGTCCAGAAAAATTGAGCGCGGGGGTTGGCCTGAAAAAAAAGGGCTTCGCGATTGACTATGCCGCAGTATGGCATACAGTACTGGGAATCACGCATCGCGCTTCGGTGATCTTTGAGCATTGACCCCCTTGATTCAAGGGATTCGCGCTTGACAGGATTTGGGCCTCCGGCTATTTTGGAATAATGAATTTGCCCTTGAAAATTTTGCGCGAAATCGTACTTTTTGGAGCGTGTGCCATATTTACGGCAATAATCGGATTGATTGTAATCGATCAAATTGCAATGCCGATCTATGTGCGACAAGGCGTAGAAGTCGCTGTTCCCGATCTCATCGGACTTACCCCTTCACAGGCACAGGCGCAATTGCAGGACAAGGGCCTGCGCATGAAAGAGCGAGAACCGCGCTGGGATGCCTCTGTACCCGCAGGACAAATCGTATGGCAAAATCCGTCTGCCCTCTCGCACGTAAAACCCAACCGCACAGTCTATGTCGCGCCGAGCTTGGGACAGCGTCTCCACGCCGTACCCGATCTTCACAATCGCCCTTTGCGACAGGCCCAGTTGTGGATTGCACAGGCAGATTTGACCATCGGTAAAGTCACCGAAATATCATCTTCAGAAATAAAAGAAGGCAATATTATCGACCACAAACCCAACGCGGGCGAAAAAGTCGCCCAGGGGACGCAGGTCGAACTAATTGTAAGCACGGGACCTCCTCGCGCCTTTGTCAATATGCCCCGGGTTACCGAGCTAAAATTAGACGAAGCCCGGCGTCTGTTATCGTCGCTCGGTCTGCAACCCAATAATATCCGATACGAATTTAGCACCGCTTATGAACCCGACATCGTCATCCGCCAGGAGCCAGAATCAGGCACGCCAATAAAACGCGGGTCTTCTGTCCTATTGATTGTGAGCAAACTGTGAAAAAATCTTATTTGAGGTTAAAATGGTAAAAATCGCCCCATCATTTCTCTCTGCCGATTTCCGCACGCTCGAAAATCAGGTGCGCCTGGTCGAAGAGGCCGGTGCCGAATATATCCACCTGGATATTATGGACGGACATTTTGTGCCCAA
Proteins encoded in this region:
- a CDS encoding PASTA domain-containing protein, which translates into the protein MPLKILREIVLFGACAIFTAIIGLIVIDQIAMPIYVRQGVEVAVPDLIGLTPSQAQAQLQDKGLRMKEREPRWDASVPAGQIVWQNPSALSHVKPNRTVYVAPSLGQRLHAVPDLHNRPLRQAQLWIAQADLTIGKVTEISSSEIKEGNIIDHKPNAGEKVAQGTQVELIVSTGPPRAFVNMPRVTELKLDEARRLLSSLGLQPNNIRYEFSTAYEPDIVIRQEPESGTPIKRGSSVLLIVSKL